A segment of the Terriglobales bacterium genome:
GGCAGGGCCAGCAGTGCGAGGGTGGCGAGGACCGCGATCTTCCTTTTCATGTTCCTTCTCCTGCTGCTTCAGACGTGCGGGGCCGCTTTCCGATAGTGCTTTTATTCGTAGCGCAATGAATCCACCGGCTCCATCTCCGCGGCCCGCCGCGCCGGATACATCCCGGCCAGCACGGTGATGAGGCCGAGCGTCGCCAGTGACCCGAAGATGGAGATGGGCGAGATCACCGGCGTCGGGATGAAGTCCGGCTTGGGCGCCACGCCGATCCCGGCGCAGATGCCGATGCCGACCAGCAAGCCCACCGCCCCGGAGAGCAGCGTGATGATCACCGCCTCCGCGAAGAACTGCCGCAGGATGTCGCGGCGCGTGGCGCCGATCGCCTTTCGCACTCCGATCTCGCGGGTCCGCTCCGTCACCGAGATGAGCATGATGTTCATCACGCCGATGCCCCCCAGGCACAGCGTCATGACCGCCATCGCCCCGAAGAACACCGTCATCATGTCGAAGATGCGCGACACCAGCTTGGCCCCGCGCATCGTGTCCCACACGAACAGCGCGTCTTCGTCCTGGGGATCGAAGTGGTGCCGCCGGCCGAGCACGCGATAGACCTGCGCCACCGCCTCCGCGTGCGTCTCCGGGTCGGCCACCTCGACCACGAAGTTGTTGATCCAGCCTTTGAAGTTCCACGGGCGCTCCGGCGGCGGGAAGTCGCGCGCCATCGCGGCGTAAGGCACGAAGAGCTGCGTGTTGTCGGGCCCGGAACCATACGAGCCGTTCTGCTGCTTCTTCTCCAGCACGCCGATCACGGTGTAAGGCTTGCCGTTCATCTGCAGCATCTCGCCGATGGCGTTCTTGCCGGGGAAGAGCTGCTGGCGCGAGTCGAACCCGAGCAGCACCACGCGCCGGCCTTCGCGCTCGTCCTCTTCCGTCATCAGGCGGCCTTCCTGCACCCGCAGCGACCGGAAGTTCTGGTACTCCGGCCAGACGCCCCGGACCGCGCGGTTGGCGGCGTTCCAGCGGCTCACCTGCTGCACCGGCCGCCGCAGCTCCGGGCTCACGTTCTTGATGAGGTAGCACTCGGCCTTCACCGCGCGCACGTCGTCGATCGACAGCCGGATCTCGCGCCCCGCCGCGAGCCCGCCCACCTGCGAACTGGTGCGCCCGCCCCAGAAGATCACCAGGTCCACGCCCAGGTTCTTCATGCGGTCTTTCTGGTCTTTGGAGAAGCCCTTGCCCAGGCCCACCAGCAGGATGACCGAGGCGATGCCCCAGATGATCCCGAACATGGTGAGGAAGCTGCGCATCTTGTGCGCGCGCAGCGTCGAAAGCACCTGGCG
Coding sequences within it:
- a CDS encoding ABC transporter permease, coding for MSLLEVLRQVLSTLRAHKMRSFLTMFGIIWGIASVILLVGLGKGFSKDQKDRMKNLGVDLVIFWGGRTSSQVGGLAAGREIRLSIDDVRAVKAECYLIKNVSPELRRPVQQVSRWNAANRAVRGVWPEYQNFRSLRVQEGRLMTEEDEREGRRVVLLGFDSRQQLFPGKNAIGEMLQMNGKPYTVIGVLEKKQQNGSYGSGPDNTQLFVPYAAMARDFPPPERPWNFKGWINNFVVEVADPETHAEAVAQVYRVLGRRHHFDPQDEDALFVWDTMRGAKLVSRIFDMMTVFFGAMAVMTLCLGGIGVMNIMLISVTERTREIGVRKAIGATRRDILRQFFAEAVIITLLSGAVGLLVGIGICAGIGVAPKPDFIPTPVISPISIFGSLATLGLITVLAGMYPARRAAEMEPVDSLRYE